One Mangrovimonas cancribranchiae DNA segment encodes these proteins:
- a CDS encoding histidine kinase — translation MQLIIRYILLFSLLGFGNAIDAQNPVVQDMSKISNLPDVEFYDILEDNDHYIWLAADKGLYRYNGKIYQKFTNPNQRVNSLFQLKLDEKGRLWCINLYGQLFYVENDRLNLFYDANELVKGQLSPFEITRTSIRLFTVDGIYDINLKDKKTTRLFDGMSVSESSFKDLSYVIKMDSDDKPSKEKQNWYQIRDDKLKLLIELTSKNRMQSPKVYAFKNSALLNFKEQGKNQLYYYRTQADRVFKLKTPKSLEDVTIYNIILLNNHYWFLTTSGVFIFQLKKNQLNFKEQLFSSESVTDVLVDFNKNYWFTTLDNGVFVSSNLNIRRLNLENTKDKVTAACALNKNKFLLGTNNGKLLFYSNNKVFKTLKLPGSKIIGNLFFDALHNRVVVSINASESYSVDLTTFNVKDEKNKYSVAKTFSKVNNKNLFYGSYKEAIIYNQPYTSDSTQIIRESRVKTSEVLNNKLFVSFIDGLYQFDVNSFDSKEIKLENESILVNSIAKNNNEIWLATQHNGLYCFKDNQLISKQDVLPKQVQINTLKSDGEFLWISTDEGFYRFQPKINQIKSLNTQDGLTLSVDKFIILQDYLVATFPNSFYLMPKDETLFKAFKTSKVWIESVKINDEDTVVNTDYNLPYNFNNLRFDFNSNGFQSNKHVGYKYRIKPIDTTWRDVPLNTHFVVFNSLSSGKYTFELQGQNISSKDIQFASPITFTINKPFWETYWFYAFVLLVVVGFIWLYFRWRLRQKEAQRIAEIDKILIDKKITNLRLENLRSQMNPHFIFNALNSIQDYIISNEKELASSYLVKFSRLIRMYLEYSQQNEITLEEELKALKLYLELEKVRFEDELKYEITIDNLLKTNKIKVPSLFIQPYVENALKHGLLHKPTDRKLTVEAKIIQQNKLQITVEDNGIGRAQSEKLKRPNQQHKPFATKANEERVHLYKNKLKRDITIAIEDLQDENQIPSGTKVVITMPIE, via the coding sequence ATGCAATTAATAATTAGATATATACTTTTATTTAGTTTATTGGGGTTTGGAAATGCTATTGATGCTCAAAATCCTGTGGTGCAAGATATGTCTAAAATATCTAATTTACCAGATGTAGAGTTTTATGATATTTTAGAGGATAACGACCATTATATCTGGCTTGCAGCAGATAAAGGCTTGTACAGATATAATGGAAAAATCTATCAAAAGTTTACAAATCCAAACCAAAGAGTTAACTCGTTATTTCAATTAAAATTAGATGAAAAAGGAAGGCTTTGGTGTATTAATCTTTATGGACAACTATTTTATGTTGAAAACGATAGACTAAACCTTTTTTACGATGCAAATGAGCTGGTAAAAGGACAATTATCACCTTTTGAAATTACACGTACATCAATACGATTGTTTACCGTAGATGGTATTTATGATATCAATTTAAAAGATAAAAAGACGACTAGACTTTTTGATGGTATGTCTGTTAGCGAGAGTTCTTTTAAGGATCTATCCTATGTAATTAAGATGGACTCTGACGATAAACCTTCAAAAGAGAAGCAAAATTGGTATCAAATCAGAGATGATAAACTAAAACTACTAATAGAGCTGACTTCAAAAAACAGAATGCAGTCACCAAAGGTGTATGCTTTTAAAAATTCAGCGCTTTTAAATTTCAAAGAACAAGGTAAAAATCAACTCTATTATTACAGAACTCAAGCAGATAGAGTCTTTAAACTTAAAACCCCAAAAAGCCTTGAAGATGTCACTATTTATAATATAATATTGTTAAATAATCACTATTGGTTTTTAACAACTTCGGGTGTATTTATATTTCAACTAAAGAAAAATCAGTTAAATTTTAAAGAGCAATTATTTAGTAGCGAATCTGTTACTGATGTATTAGTAGATTTCAATAAAAACTATTGGTTTACCACATTGGATAACGGTGTTTTTGTGTCTTCTAATCTAAATATAAGACGTCTTAATTTAGAGAATACAAAAGATAAAGTTACAGCTGCATGTGCATTAAATAAAAATAAATTTTTACTTGGAACAAATAATGGTAAGTTGCTGTTTTATAGTAATAATAAAGTTTTTAAAACCCTAAAATTACCTGGCTCTAAGATTATTGGTAATTTATTTTTTGATGCCTTACACAACAGAGTTGTTGTTAGTATTAATGCATCAGAATCTTACAGTGTAGATTTGACCACTTTTAATGTAAAAGATGAAAAAAATAAGTATTCTGTTGCAAAAACATTCTCAAAGGTTAATAATAAAAATCTCTTTTATGGTAGTTATAAAGAAGCTATAATTTATAACCAACCGTACACTTCAGATTCAACACAAATTATTAGAGAAAGTAGAGTAAAAACCTCTGAAGTTTTAAATAATAAACTTTTTGTTTCTTTTATAGATGGTTTGTATCAATTTGATGTTAATAGTTTTGATTCAAAGGAAATTAAACTTGAAAATGAAAGTATTTTAGTTAATTCAATTGCAAAAAATAATAATGAAATATGGTTAGCAACACAGCATAATGGTTTGTATTGTTTTAAGGATAATCAATTGATTTCAAAACAAGATGTCCTACCAAAACAAGTTCAGATAAATACATTAAAATCTGATGGTGAGTTTCTATGGATTTCTACAGATGAAGGTTTTTATAGATTTCAACCTAAAATCAATCAAATTAAGAGTTTAAATACGCAAGATGGTTTAACATTATCGGTTGATAAATTTATCATTCTTCAAGATTATTTGGTCGCAACTTTCCCAAATTCATTTTATTTAATGCCTAAAGACGAAACACTTTTTAAAGCCTTTAAAACCTCTAAAGTGTGGATAGAATCTGTAAAAATTAATGATGAAGATACCGTAGTTAATACCGATTATAATTTACCCTATAATTTTAATAATTTAAGGTTTGATTTTAACTCTAATGGCTTTCAATCTAACAAGCACGTTGGTTACAAATACCGCATAAAACCTATCGATACCACATGGCGTGATGTGCCTTTAAATACACATTTTGTAGTATTTAATAGTCTGTCTAGCGGTAAATATACGTTTGAGTTGCAAGGTCAAAATATTAGCAGTAAAGACATACAATTTGCAAGTCCTATTACTTTTACCATCAATAAACCCTTTTGGGAAACCTACTGGTTTTATGCGTTTGTTTTATTGGTTGTAGTAGGTTTTATTTGGTTGTATTTTAGATGGCGACTAAGACAAAAAGAAGCACAACGTATTGCTGAAATCGATAAAATATTAATCGATAAGAAAATTACCAATTTGAGGTTAGAAAATCTGCGTTCTCAAATGAATCCGCACTTTATTTTCAATGCTTTAAATTCTATTCAAGATTATATCATTTCTAATGAGAAAGAATTAGCGAGTTCGTATCTGGTGAAGTTTAGCCGTTTGATTAGAATGTATTTAGAATACAGCCAGCAAAACGAAATTACTTTAGAAGAAGAGTTAAAAGCCTTAAAGCTTTATTTAGAGTTAGAAAAGGTTCGTTTTGAGGATGAATTAAAATATGAGATAACAATCGATAATCTACTTAAAACCAATAAAATAAAAGTACCTTCATTATTCATTCAACCGTATGTTGAAAATGCCTTAAAACACGGATTGTTACATAAACCAACAGACAGAAAGTTGACCGTTGAAGCAAAAATTATTCAGCAAAATAAATTGCAAATTACAGTTGAAGATAACGGCATTGGTAGGGCGCAATCCGAAAAACTAAAACGACCAAACCAACAACACAAACCTTTTGCCACCAAAGCGAATGAGGAGCGTGTGCATCTATACAAAAACAAGTTAAAACGCGATATAACCATTGCAATTGAAGATTTGCAGGATGAAAATCAAATACCTTCAGGTACAAAAGTGGTTATAACCATGCCAATAGAATAA
- a CDS encoding LytTR family DNA-binding domain-containing protein, producing the protein MKAIIIDDEKRARHLLSNLIAEHCTSITSIGEAQDLASGVDLIKTSKPDIVFLDIEMPNQSGLDILEYFPNQIDFKIIFVTAYNQYAIEAFKLSAVDYLLKPVDVTELKGAVLKAEETIKANNLNDQLNKLRDSLKQLSIDKIALEIPKGIMFASHSDIVYFEADGMYTNVQLIDGKQKIICKPLKHFVEQLESNAMFFKCHRSYLINLKYVDELVKDDGDYLLMNNQKRIPISKSKRDQFLEIIKETFM; encoded by the coding sequence ATGAAAGCGATAATTATAGACGACGAAAAACGCGCCAGACATTTACTCTCTAACTTAATTGCAGAGCATTGTACGAGTATAACCAGTATTGGAGAAGCGCAAGATTTAGCATCTGGTGTAGATTTGATTAAAACGTCAAAACCAGATATCGTGTTTTTAGATATTGAAATGCCCAATCAATCAGGATTAGATATTTTAGAATATTTTCCAAATCAAATTGATTTTAAAATCATTTTTGTAACTGCTTATAATCAATATGCCATAGAAGCATTTAAACTTTCTGCAGTAGATTATTTGTTAAAACCAGTTGATGTTACAGAGCTTAAAGGCGCCGTTTTAAAAGCAGAAGAGACTATAAAAGCTAATAATCTAAACGATCAGTTAAATAAATTGCGCGATTCCTTGAAACAACTGTCGATAGATAAAATTGCTTTAGAAATCCCAAAAGGCATCATGTTTGCTTCGCATAGCGATATTGTATATTTTGAAGCCGATGGTATGTACACCAACGTACAACTTATAGATGGTAAACAAAAAATCATTTGCAAACCGTTGAAGCATTTTGTGGAGCAATTAGAGAGCAATGCCATGTTTTTTAAATGTCATCGTTCGTATTTAATCAACTTAAAATATGTAGACGAATTGGTAAAAGACGATGGTGATTATTTACTAATGAATAATCAAAAACGCATTCCAATTTCAAAATCTAAACGCGATCAATTTTTAGAAATAATTAAGGAAACGTTTATGTAA
- a CDS encoding T9SS type A sorting domain-containing protein: MKKTLLLFTTYLCLGVSAIFAQNVNIPDANFKTYLLGNASINTNSDSEISVAEAQAFTGELLINGLSISDLTGIEAFVNITRLDCYSNNLTALDVSNNLALTRLHCAANQIETLDIGANTLITDIQCHNNGVLSELNIANGNNSNINWMKAYGNSLSCIQIDAGFTPPADAGIYSLGWTKGSSAFYNEDCAALNQIVNIPDANFKSYLVNNNSINLNGDTEITVAEAQATTELLINGLSIADLTGIEAFTNLTRLDCYTNNLTTIDVSNNLALTRLHCADNQIETLDISANTLITDIQCHNNGVLNELNIANGNNSYINWMKAYGNPSLTCIQVDAGFSPPANSGLYVAGWTKDNQTSYSENCIPTVYYVDANATGVNDGSSWTDAFTNVTDALALTNLNDAVWVAKGTYTLADKNTPIAVSTNEVDIIGGFAGTETTLADRDLTAIHTTNATIFTGDINGDDIDGDFSSNKSDNAERLFELRTSNVTFDGIIFENIYDTSQSGGVEENGVIFIPNNLNANNLKIKNSVFRNNYSNGYLLKIRKFNQGLLIENTKFINNTIVNMGLVYVQSDSTNGYIFTRWANVLVADNDINLSALHIFRSDWNNGSTLDVVINNSTFVNNDYNGTYGNSITASGNGSVNLNVNNTIFWQNTVNGTAATRDISNGAETNYDVVISNAIAAVPNNAGTYGTFSVSNVTTLDPATDNLNLDSDYKPTVSSSYIIDQGDNAFYDVALFGDLDLSGNTRFFNTTIDLGAYEYNSTLGVDAVSLTTNSVKLYPNPATDIVNIKTNETIKYVTVFNINGQKVLEVANQSQINISNLPTGMYFLSIKTNQSNQTIKILKQ, from the coding sequence ATGAAAAAAACATTACTCTTATTTACAACCTACCTATGTTTGGGAGTGTCTGCAATTTTTGCTCAAAATGTAAACATTCCTGATGCCAATTTTAAGACTTATTTACTAGGAAATGCATCAATTAATACCAATAGCGATAGTGAAATTTCTGTTGCTGAAGCTCAAGCTTTCACAGGTGAATTATTAATTAATGGTTTGTCAATTTCAGATTTAACAGGTATAGAAGCTTTCGTAAATATTACACGATTAGATTGTTACAGTAACAATTTAACAGCTTTAGATGTAAGTAATAATTTAGCATTAACGCGTCTTCACTGTGCTGCTAATCAAATTGAAACTTTAGATATTGGTGCAAATACATTAATTACAGATATTCAATGTCATAATAATGGTGTTTTAAGCGAGTTAAATATTGCTAATGGTAATAACAGCAATATAAATTGGATGAAAGCCTATGGTAATAGTTTATCGTGCATTCAAATAGATGCTGGTTTTACACCACCAGCAGATGCTGGAATTTACAGTCTAGGTTGGACAAAAGGTAGCTCAGCATTTTACAATGAAGATTGCGCTGCATTAAACCAGATAGTAAACATTCCTGATGCCAATTTTAAAAGTTATTTAGTAAACAATAATAGTATCAATTTAAATGGTGATACTGAAATTACAGTGGCTGAGGCACAAGCTACAACAGAGCTTCTTATCAATGGTCTATCTATTGCAGATTTAACAGGTATTGAAGCCTTTACTAATTTAACACGTTTAGATTGTTACACAAATAATTTAACGACTATAGATGTTAGTAATAACTTAGCCTTAACGCGTTTACATTGTGCTGATAATCAAATTGAAACTTTAGATATTAGTGCCAATACGCTAATCACAGACATACAATGTCATAACAACGGTGTTTTAAACGAATTAAATATAGCTAATGGTAATAACAGCTATATAAACTGGATGAAAGCTTATGGTAATCCAAGTTTAACTTGTATTCAAGTAGATGCTGGCTTTTCACCACCAGCAAACAGTGGTTTGTATGTGGCAGGTTGGACTAAAGATAATCAAACAAGTTATAGCGAAAATTGTATACCAACAGTGTACTACGTAGATGCAAATGCAACTGGTGTCAATGATGGTAGCTCATGGACAGATGCTTTTACAAACGTAACAGACGCTTTAGCGCTTACAAATTTAAATGATGCTGTTTGGGTAGCAAAAGGAACGTATACATTAGCGGATAAAAATACGCCAATAGCTGTTAGTACAAACGAAGTAGATATTATTGGAGGTTTTGCAGGAACCGAAACGACTTTAGCCGATAGAGATTTAACAGCCATACATACTACAAATGCAACCATTTTTACTGGTGATATTAATGGTGATGATATTGATGGAGATTTCTCATCGAACAAAAGCGATAATGCAGAGCGTTTATTTGAATTAAGAACAAGTAACGTCACTTTTGATGGTATTATTTTTGAAAATATTTACGACACCTCACAATCTGGTGGAGTAGAAGAAAACGGTGTGATATTTATACCAAATAATTTGAATGCTAATAACTTAAAAATTAAAAATTCGGTATTTAGAAATAACTATTCTAATGGTTATTTGCTTAAAATAAGAAAATTTAATCAAGGGTTACTTATTGAAAACACCAAGTTTATAAATAATACCATTGTTAATATGGGATTGGTTTATGTGCAGTCTGATAGTACAAACGGCTATATTTTTACACGTTGGGCAAACGTTTTAGTAGCAGATAACGATATCAATCTTTCAGCATTACATATTTTCAGATCAGATTGGAATAACGGAAGCACTTTAGATGTTGTAATTAATAATAGTACGTTTGTTAATAATGATTATAATGGTACTTATGGTAATTCTATTACGGCATCAGGTAATGGTAGTGTAAACCTAAATGTTAATAATACTATCTTTTGGCAGAATACTGTTAATGGTACTGCAGCAACTAGAGATATTTCAAACGGAGCGGAAACTAATTATGATGTTGTTATAAGCAATGCCATTGCAGCCGTACCTAATAATGCTGGTACTTACGGTACTTTTTCTGTATCAAATGTAACGACTTTAGATCCTGCAACAGATAATTTAAATTTAGATAGCGACTATAAACCAACAGTAAGTTCGTCTTACATCATAGATCAAGGAGACAATGCCTTTTATGACGTGGCTTTATTTGGCGATTTAGATTTATCAGGTAATACAAGATTTTTTAACACTACGATAGATTTAGGAGCTTATGAATACAATTCTACATTAGGAGTTGATGCTGTTTCTTTAACTACAAATTCAGTAAAGTTATATCCTAATCCAGCAACAGATATTGTAAACATTAAGACTAATGAAACTATTAAATATGTGACAGTTTTTAATATCAATGGTCAAAAAGTATTAGAAGTTGCTAATCAATCTCAAATTAACATTTCTAATTTACCAACAGGCATGTACTTTTTAAGCATAAAAACTAACCAATCAAATCAAACTATAAAAATCTTAAAACAGTAA
- the dnaN gene encoding DNA polymerase III subunit beta translates to MKFIVSSTYLLKQLQILGGVINNSNTLPILDNFLFELDNSALTISASDLETTMSTKLDVESNDSGSVAVPARLLLDTLKTFPEQPLTFVVGDNNAIEISSNHGKYGLAYADGNEFPKAVTLEDPNTTTLEGDVLATAISKTIFAAGNDDLRPVMSGVFFQFSQDNLTFVATDAHKLVKYTREDLSADQVAEFIMPKKPLTLLKNVLAGSEENVTIEYNESNAKFTFDNTVLVCRLIDGKYPNYEAVIPKENPNKLSIDRTQFLNSVKRVSIFSNKTTHQIRLKIAGAELNISAEDIDYSNKAEERLTCDYQGDDMQIGFNSRFLTEMLNNLTSDDVQLEMSLPNRAGILTPVDGLDEGEKVTMLVMPVMLNS, encoded by the coding sequence ATGAAATTTATTGTATCAAGTACTTACTTGCTTAAACAGTTACAAATTCTTGGTGGAGTTATTAATAACTCGAACACCTTACCTATACTAGATAATTTTTTATTTGAACTAGATAATAGTGCGCTTACCATCTCTGCTAGCGATTTAGAAACAACCATGTCTACAAAACTAGATGTAGAAAGTAACGACAGTGGTAGTGTTGCTGTACCAGCAAGATTGCTTCTAGATACTTTAAAGACATTTCCAGAGCAGCCACTTACCTTTGTAGTTGGTGATAATAATGCTATAGAAATTAGTTCAAACCATGGTAAATATGGCTTAGCTTATGCCGATGGAAACGAATTTCCAAAAGCTGTTACTTTAGAAGATCCAAATACTACTACTTTAGAAGGCGACGTATTAGCAACCGCTATTAGCAAAACTATTTTTGCCGCTGGTAACGACGATTTACGCCCCGTAATGAGTGGTGTATTCTTCCAATTTTCACAAGACAATTTAACGTTTGTAGCTACCGATGCTCATAAACTTGTAAAGTATACTAGAGAAGACCTTTCGGCAGACCAAGTAGCTGAGTTTATTATGCCTAAGAAACCATTAACACTACTTAAAAATGTGTTAGCTGGTAGCGAGGAAAATGTAACTATTGAGTATAATGAAAGTAATGCTAAATTTACTTTTGATAACACGGTTTTAGTTTGCCGCTTAATTGATGGTAAATATCCTAATTACGAAGCGGTTATTCCTAAAGAAAACCCTAATAAACTAAGTATTGACAGAACACAATTTTTAAACTCTGTTAAACGTGTTAGCATTTTCTCTAATAAAACCACACACCAAATACGTTTAAAAATTGCTGGTGCCGAATTAAACATTTCAGCTGAAGACATTGATTACAGTAACAAAGCAGAAGAGCGTTTAACTTGCGATTATCAAGGTGACGATATGCAAATAGGCTTTAACTCGCGTTTTCTTACAGAAATGTTAAACAACTTAACTAGCGATGACGTACAACTTGAAATGAGTTTACCTAATAGAGCAGGTATTTTAACTCCTGTAGATGGTTTAGATGAAGGCGAAAAAGTAACCATGCTTGTTATGCCTGTTATGCTTAATAGCTAA
- the gldG gene encoding gliding motility-associated ABC transporter substrate-binding protein GldG, with the protein MIAILKKEINAFFASPIAYLVIAIFLLLNGLFLWLFKGEFNILNSGFASLSPFFLLAPWILIFLVPAVTMRSFSEENKQGTLELLVTKPISLLQIVLGKFFGSFLLIIIALIPTLLYVYTVYQLGNPIGNLDLGSILGSYIGLLFLVAAYTSIGVFSSAITNNQIVAFISAVFLCFLFYIGFEGIADITSSNFIEQLGISYHFKSIGRGVIDTRDIIYFISIVLLFIMATERKLNNKKTNTLNLRYIIIGLIVILGLNLVGQYVYQRFDLTHDKRYTLSKATKAIIDKVDTPIIVDIFLESDEFPSEFRRLKAETQQLLEEFSAKNKQIKFTFINPIEDEASRQQNIQQLTQRGLTPMQLAVEENGKSSYEVIFPWALASYKDTTVKISLLKNKLGASQEELVSHSIQHLEYAFADGFSKLINPKNKKVAILKGNNQLDNKYIFDFVKTIRDYYYIAPFTLDSVATNPTKTLNDLKAYDLIVSAKPTEAFTENEKFVLDQYTMNGGKSLWLLDAVAMDQDSLQNNTGKAIAIPRDVNLTDFFFKYGARVNPVLINDLYSAPITLAVGEGSEARFQSFPWFYSPLVNPQSKHPIVNNLNLVKFDYASQIDTLKNNNVSKSILLQSSVLSKIDGVPREISLDMTTQDPDPKQYKNPNQNLAVLLEGEFPSAYSNRIKPFSLNNTKEKSIPTKMILIADGDVIKNDIGKNGPLELGFNRSTGQLYGNKEFLLNAVNYLLDDNGLINIRSKEISVAFLDQEKVASNKTLWQVVNIGLPLILLGLFGVVFNAIRKRKYS; encoded by the coding sequence ATGATTGCCATTTTAAAAAAAGAAATTAACGCGTTTTTTGCCTCGCCAATTGCCTATCTTGTTATTGCCATTTTTCTTTTATTAAACGGATTATTTTTATGGCTATTTAAAGGTGAGTTTAATATTTTAAATAGTGGTTTTGCTAGCTTATCGCCGTTCTTTTTATTAGCGCCATGGATTTTAATTTTTCTTGTACCAGCTGTGACCATGCGAAGTTTTTCGGAAGAAAACAAACAAGGCACTTTAGAGCTTCTAGTAACAAAACCCATAAGTTTATTACAAATTGTTCTAGGTAAATTTTTTGGGAGTTTTTTATTAATTATAATAGCCTTAATACCTACTCTTTTATATGTTTATACAGTTTATCAGTTAGGGAACCCAATAGGTAATTTAGATTTAGGAAGTATTCTAGGCTCTTACATTGGTCTGCTATTTTTAGTTGCTGCCTATACCAGTATTGGTGTTTTTTCTTCGGCCATAACCAACAATCAAATTGTGGCTTTTATTTCAGCAGTTTTTTTATGCTTCTTATTTTACATTGGTTTTGAAGGTATTGCCGATATTACCTCTAGTAATTTTATTGAACAACTAGGCATTAGTTATCATTTTAAAAGTATTGGACGTGGGGTTATTGATACTAGAGATATTATTTATTTTATTTCAATAGTCCTGTTGTTTATTATGGCAACAGAAAGAAAGCTTAATAATAAAAAAACCAATACGTTAAACCTACGCTACATTATTATTGGATTGATAGTTATTTTAGGATTAAACTTGGTTGGACAATACGTTTATCAACGTTTTGATTTAACCCACGATAAACGCTACACCCTAAGCAAAGCTACAAAAGCCATTATTGATAAAGTTGACACTCCAATTATTGTTGACATTTTTCTAGAAAGCGATGAATTCCCTTCAGAGTTTAGACGCCTAAAAGCAGAAACGCAACAATTATTAGAAGAATTCTCGGCAAAAAACAAACAAATCAAATTTACGTTCATCAACCCTATTGAGGACGAAGCTAGTAGGCAACAAAACATTCAACAACTAACACAACGTGGTTTAACACCTATGCAACTTGCAGTTGAAGAAAATGGAAAAAGTAGTTACGAAGTTATTTTTCCTTGGGCACTAGCCAGTTACAAAGATACAACGGTAAAAATATCGTTATTAAAAAACAAACTAGGGGCTTCTCAAGAAGAACTTGTAAGTCATTCCATTCAACATCTTGAATATGCTTTTGCCGATGGTTTTAGTAAACTCATCAATCCTAAAAACAAAAAAGTTGCCATTTTAAAAGGAAACAATCAACTAGATAATAAATATATTTTTGATTTTGTAAAAACCATACGCGATTATTACTACATCGCACCTTTTACTTTAGATAGTGTTGCTACAAACCCAACAAAAACGTTAAACGATTTAAAAGCATACGATTTAATTGTTTCAGCAAAACCAACAGAAGCCTTTACTGAAAATGAGAAATTTGTATTAGATCAATACACCATGAATGGCGGTAAAAGTCTTTGGTTACTTGATGCCGTAGCTATGGATCAAGATAGTTTACAAAACAATACAGGAAAGGCCATTGCCATACCACGAGATGTAAACCTTACAGACTTCTTTTTTAAATATGGTGCTAGAGTAAACCCCGTTTTAATAAACGACCTCTACTCTGCTCCAATAACTTTGGCTGTTGGTGAAGGTAGCGAGGCTAGATTTCAATCATTTCCATGGTTTTATTCGCCTTTAGTAAATCCGCAAAGCAAACATCCTATTGTAAATAATTTAAATTTGGTAAAGTTTGATTATGCCAGCCAGATTGATACGCTAAAAAATAATAATGTTTCCAAAAGCATTCTATTACAAAGTTCTGTTTTAAGTAAAATAGATGGCGTTCCTCGTGAAATTAGTCTAGACATGACTACCCAAGATCCCGACCCTAAACAATATAAAAATCCGAATCAAAATTTAGCGGTGTTGTTAGAAGGCGAATTTCCTTCAGCATATTCCAACAGAATTAAACCTTTTTCACTAAACAACACAAAAGAAAAAAGCATACCTACCAAAATGATTCTTATTGCTGATGGCGATGTTATTAAAAATGATATTGGTAAAAATGGCCCTTTAGAATTAGGGTTTAATAGAAGTACAGGCCAACTATATGGTAATAAGGAATTTTTATTAAATGCTGTAAACTATCTGTTAGATGACAACGGACTTATAAACATTCGTTCTAAAGAAATATCTGTGGCATTTTTAGATCAAGAAAAAGTCGCCTCTAACAAAACCTTGTGGCAAGTTGTAAACATAGGCCTTCCCTTAATTTTACTAGGACTATTTGGTGTTGTATTTAATGCGATTAGGAAGCGAAAATACAGCTAA
- a CDS encoding antibiotic biosynthesis monooxygenase family protein, with the protein MFVRIVKMGFQPEKINEFLTNFEDNKAHIRAFEGCEFLELYRDKDNPNIFFTYSYWNTETDLENYRQSDLFKRIWSKTKPLFNTKPEAWSVDKLHSLK; encoded by the coding sequence ATGTTTGTACGCATTGTAAAAATGGGATTTCAACCAGAAAAAATTAATGAGTTCCTCACTAATTTTGAAGACAATAAAGCCCACATTAGAGCGTTTGAAGGCTGTGAGTTTTTAGAATTATATCGCGATAAAGATAATCCTAATATATTTTTCACCTACAGTTATTGGAATACCGAAACCGATTTGGAAAATTACAGACAATCCGACTTATTTAAACGTATTTGGTCAAAAACCAAACCTTTATTTAACACAAAGCCAGAAGCTTGGAGTGTGGATAAATTACATAGCTTAAAATAA
- a CDS encoding SAM-dependent chlorinase/fluorinase — protein MAIITLTTDFGEKDHFAGAIKGAIYSELPDVRIVDISHSISPFNIAEAAYIIQNAFSSFPKGTIHIIGIDSELNQENKHIAIKLDDHYFICANNGIMSMICAEIAPEKIVEINIHDKIQSSFPVLDVFVKVACHVARGGTLEVIGKAINTIKPIKNLHPFVNDEKTQIIGSVIYIDNYGNVVTNIKKSFFESTQKGRSYEIFARHHKFKKIFTKYSDIVNFDVPPEKRQDEGRGLVVFNASNYLEIAVYKSNSETSGSASTLMGLGLMDTVTVNFLKE, from the coding sequence ATGGCAATCATTACATTAACAACCGATTTTGGTGAGAAAGACCACTTTGCGGGTGCTATTAAAGGCGCTATCTATAGTGAGCTACCTGACGTGAGAATTGTTGATATCTCACATTCTATATCGCCTTTTAACATTGCAGAAGCTGCTTATATTATACAAAATGCCTTTAGCAGCTTTCCTAAAGGAACTATTCATATTATAGGTATTGATTCTGAGTTAAACCAAGAAAATAAGCATATTGCCATTAAACTAGACGACCATTATTTTATTTGTGCTAACAATGGTATTATGAGTATGATTTGTGCAGAAATTGCGCCAGAAAAGATTGTTGAGATTAATATTCACGATAAAATACAAAGTAGCTTTCCTGTGTTAGATGTTTTTGTTAAAGTGGCCTGCCATGTTGCTCGTGGCGGCACTTTAGAAGTTATAGGTAAGGCTATAAATACGATAAAACCTATTAAAAACCTGCACCCTTTTGTTAACGATGAAAAAACACAAATTATAGGAAGTGTTATTTATATTGATAATTATGGGAATGTGGTCACCAACATTAAAAAGTCGTTTTTTGAAAGTACTCAAAAAGGGCGTTCTTATGAAATTTTTGCCAGACACCACAAGTTTAAAAAAATCTTCACAAAATATAGCGATATTGTTAACTTTGATGTTCCGCCAGAAAAAAGGCAAGATGAAGGTCGTGGACTTGTTGTTTTTAATGCCTCTAATTATTTAGAAATTGCTGTTTACAAAAGTAATAGTGAAACTTCTGGCAGTGCCTCTACTTTAATGGGCTTAGGTTTAATGGATACCGTAACGGTTAACTTTTTAAAAGAATAA